One genomic segment of Streptomyces sp. RKND-216 includes these proteins:
- the sepH gene encoding septation protein SepH translates to MPELRVVAVSNDGTRLVLKAADSTEYTLPIDERLRAAVRNDRARLGQIEIEVESHLRPRDIQARIRAGATAEEVAQMAGIPVERVRRFEGPVLAERAFMAERARKTPVRRPGESTGPQLGEVVAERLLLRGADKDTVLWDSWRRDDGTWEVVLAYRVAGEPHSAGWTYDPPRRLVQAVDDEARSLIGETDDTPEPSFPFVPRIARLPRDRGDRGERGDRPDLEPAALPPASADGAPAEAADSLTSLLEAVPSFRGDLVVPERPAAVQSADAEEDGTAVADRESDEDREQIDPPAPAASAGSAYADVLMPRSVKAHRERLTGNTDRQAEADGVRPGRRAAVPSWDEIVFGTRRKKE, encoded by the coding sequence ATGCCCGAACTGCGTGTCGTGGCCGTCAGCAACGACGGCACACGGCTGGTGCTCAAGGCTGCCGACAGCACGGAATACACCCTTCCGATCGACGAACGGCTGCGCGCCGCGGTGCGCAACGACCGTGCGCGCCTGGGGCAGATCGAAATCGAGGTGGAGAGCCACCTGCGCCCCCGGGACATCCAGGCCCGGATACGAGCCGGCGCCACCGCCGAAGAGGTCGCGCAGATGGCCGGCATCCCCGTCGAGCGGGTCCGCCGCTTCGAGGGCCCGGTACTGGCCGAGCGCGCGTTCATGGCGGAGCGCGCCCGGAAGACACCCGTGCGTCGCCCGGGCGAGAGCACCGGTCCGCAGCTCGGCGAGGTGGTGGCCGAGCGGCTGCTGCTGCGCGGCGCGGACAAGGACACCGTGCTGTGGGACTCCTGGCGCCGGGACGACGGCACCTGGGAAGTGGTGCTCGCCTACCGGGTCGCCGGCGAACCGCACTCGGCCGGCTGGACGTACGACCCGCCGCGGCGGCTGGTGCAGGCCGTGGACGACGAGGCGCGTTCACTCATCGGCGAGACCGACGACACCCCCGAGCCGAGCTTCCCCTTCGTGCCGCGCATCGCGCGACTGCCGCGGGACCGCGGAGACCGGGGCGAGCGCGGGGACCGGCCGGATCTGGAGCCCGCCGCACTGCCGCCCGCATCGGCCGACGGCGCCCCCGCGGAAGCCGCCGACTCGCTGACCAGCCTGCTGGAGGCGGTGCCGAGCTTCCGGGGTGACCTGGTCGTGCCCGAGCGGCCCGCCGCCGTGCAGTCGGCCGACGCTGAGGAGGACGGCACGGCCGTCGCCGACCGCGAGTCCGACGAGGACCGGGAGCAGATCGACCCGCCCGCCCCCGCGGCCAGCGCGGGCTCCGCGTACGCGGACGTGCTGATGCCCCGTTCGGTGAAGGCGCACCGCGAACGGCTCACGGGGAACACCGATCGGCAGGCCGAGGCGGACGGCGTCCGGCCCGGCCGGCGGGCCGCGGTGC